Proteins found in one Lycium ferocissimum isolate CSIRO_LF1 chromosome 6, AGI_CSIRO_Lferr_CH_V1, whole genome shotgun sequence genomic segment:
- the LOC132059650 gene encoding double-stranded RNA-binding protein 6-like isoform X2, with the protein MSQDETGVYKNLLQEVSQRVGASLPAYTTFRSGVGHLPVFTCTVELAGVTFTGEPAKNKKQAEKNAAMAAWSSLKLLAQQSESSIPDRGKNDEQEHVTVARSLKRYILKAKLAKVPFPIKFPMPKPRPSSIQQFPPSTSKILPLICPRTATRPRPISPLCVKTASQSRPISAQGSNTSLSPRTAQAISSILNESFSVESHSVRADKFPAVDAAPYIPVRHLGPNHRMAPPVTIRNAIPVFSAPPLPPASQSPSTLRPPGFGVAPPVCVRQTVPVYADPSTRPDKLPVLDPELQVRTPPFSRAPPVRVEEPMTSKEPEILVQDLPAKVLALPKYLLEGQIAERPGSQVQPAQLVRPIDFENLPTQVDPVVSKNSTVPAEGTGIAVNKKLQESEEIEKMKQLNI; encoded by the exons GATGAGACGGGGGTATATAAGAATCTATTACAGGAAGTTTCACAAAGAGTAGGAGCATCATTGCCAGCATATACAACCTTTAGGTCCGGTGTAGGACACCTTCCCGTCTTTACCTGCACAGTAGAGTTGGCAGGTGTTACATTTACTGGAGAGCCAGCTAAGAATAAGAAGCAAGCTGAAAAGAATGCAGCAATGGCAGCCTGGTCGTCTCTGAAGCTAC TGGCACAGCAGTCTGAAAGTTCAATACCTGATAGAGGGAAAAATGATGAGCAAGAGCATGTAACGGTGGCACGTTCTCTAAAAAGGTACATTTTGAAGGCAAAGCTAGCTAAAGTACCATTTCCAATTAAATTTCCAATGCCTAAGCCCAGACCATCAAGTATACAGCAGTTTCCACCTTCAACATCAAAAATCCTTCCCCTAATATGCCCAAGAACAGCTACACGCCCTAGACCAATCAGTCCATTATGTGTCAAAACTGCTTCTCAAAGTCGACCTATTAGTGCTCAAGGGAGTAATACATCCTTGAGTCCTAGAACAGCTCAAGCAATCAGTAGTATTCTAAATGAAAGCTTCTCTGTGGAGAGCCACAGTGTTCGAGCAGATAAGTTCCCTGCTGTTGATGCAGCGCCATATATTCCTGTCAGGCATTTAGGCCCAAACCATAGAATGGCGCCTCCAGTGACAATAAGGAATGCAATTCCTGTTTTCTCGGCACCACCACTTCCTCCAGCATCTCAATCTCCTAGCACTTTAAGGCCACCGGGATTCGGAGTGGCACCACCTGTCTGCGTAAGACAGACGGTGCCAGTTTATGCTGATCCCTCTACTCGGCCAGACAAACTACCGGTATTAGATCCAGAACTTCAAGTAAGGACACCGCCATTTTCTAGAGCTCCACCTGTTCGAGTTGAGGAACCAATGACATCAAAGGAACCTGAAATTCTGGTGCAGGACTTGCCAGCTAAAGTACTAGCATTACCAAAGTACCTCCTGGAGGGCCAAATTGCGGAGAGACCAGGCTCTCAAGTCCAACCAGCCCAGCTGGTAAGGCCaattgattttgaaaatttaccaACTCAAGTCGATCCCGTGGTTTCAAAGAACTCAACAGTGCCAGCAGAAGGGACTGGGATTGCAGTTAATAAGAAGCTGCAAGAGTCTgaagaaatagagaaaatgaaACAGCTAAATATCTGA